From the Vibrio natriegens NBRC 15636 = ATCC 14048 = DSM 759 genome, the window TTCTTGGATCCTCAAGCCTGTTTCTTTGCCTAACAACGCAAGGTTTTTACCAGAAGGTTGCGTTGTTGACGTGCTCTCCATTTTGTCAAAGTCGGTTTTGGAAAATGGTTTTTGCTCTTCTAATTGGGTATCAGCTTTTAGCCCCTTGATCATTTTACTCATGTCTTTTTGAAAAACGTTATCGTTATATGCCATTTCTAGTAGCTTCCTTAATACTATCAGGCGATTAGAAATGGTTTTATTTGTGTATTGCTCTTGCCAGTTTGTGATGAGCTCGACAAGGTCGCTGTACACCATTTCTTCAAACTTGTAGTTCTCACTAATATCTTCGCAAATAGCTTTTAAGCAAGAGCGATAGCCAGCTGCTGTGGATTTTGCGTATGTGTTATTGATGTAGCTTGTAATCAGGGGCTGGTACTTACTAAGCGCGTCTCTGAGGATCGACATATTCACTCCTTTTGCAACAACACCGCGCTGTTGCTTTGGAGGGGTAAGCCCTATTCAGGCTTTGCAAAAACGTGTTTAGCCAAAAAAAAAACACAAGATAGTCGCCAGGTTTAAAGTGCTTGCTGGTCATCATCTATGCTGAACATTTCTACCACCGCTATTAAAGCGACGAGTGTCAGCTTTTTTCCATAACGGCCATAGGTCATGTTGGGGTTAGCATGACCGACCACTTCGGCAACTTGGTATTCTTCAACCCCCGTTTGTTTCAAGCAGTCGATAAAGGTGTGTCTAAAGCCATAGGCTGTTGGACGGTCATTGGGTTTCATGTTGATTGACGTTTGGATTTTCCCAAATTGAGTTCGGTATTGCTTGGTCCAATCACAATCGTTCCCTCTTGGTTTCCAATCAAATAGATAGAGCTTATTAACCTGGCGGCGATGACGTACATAGTCGATAAACCCCTTTTTGATCAGAACGGTAGGAATAGGGATAGTGCGCAACGAGTGCTGATTTTTGAGTTTCTGAGCCTCACCTTTATCGGTTATGTTGAGAACGAACATCCCCTTCTCAGTTTTAATGTCGTTAACAGTGAGTTGACAGGCTTCAGTTGGCCGCAGCCCCATGTAAATAAGTAACAGTGTTGTCCACTGAAGAGAGCAAGATGATGCTTTAAATAGGTTAGAGGCGAGTAGGGTTTTTACCTCCTCATTTGACCATCGTTCTCTTTGGTCTGAAGCGTATTTTTCTGACTTAAATGTCATTGACATTCCTTCAAATGGGTTCGTTTTTAAGTGTTGTTTGAGGTGTAACCATTTAACGAATTGCTTTGCTGCACTCCAATAATCCTTCTTTGTTTTTGAGCTCTTTCTCCACATATGTAAGTGGTCAGCAAACGCCATTAAGTCTGAAGAGGAGGCTTTCATAATGCTTAGTTTTTTCTTTTTTAGATGATCAAGGAAGTAGCGCGTCCTTTGGTTTAATTGATGTACCGTAAGGTTGGTAATTCTCTGTTGTTGTTTAGAGGCGATGAAGTCCTGCTGCCACTTGTAGCCTTGGGCAAAGTTATTTCTTATCGCTTTTGGTTCGCTAGTTCCACTTTGAAAAATCGAGGGAGAGTAGTGCGTTCCCTCATCAGTAAACGAAGCTCGCAAGGCATTAACGGTGGAAACAATCTCTGAGCGCACTTTCTTGTGGCAATCCCTATCTGGATCAACCTTATCTAGGGACTCAAGAACTTTTATGATGATTGGTTGGCTTCGCCTAATCGCAATGGCGCGAATTTTGGTCTTGAGGCTGAACTTAAAATCGAATGGATAGCCGAGTTTGACTAAGGTCTTTGGGGTACAAAGTCTGACAAAGTAAACAGAGTAGCGGTTTTTGAATAGATACATTGACTCACCTAATTGACTCACTGTAGCCAACCTAGGTGCCCTGAAACGAAAAAACCGCTGATAAATCAGCGGTTTAAATGTGGCGGAGAGATAGGGATT encodes:
- a CDS encoding tyrosine-type recombinase/integrase, whose product is MYLFKNRYSVYFVRLCTPKTLVKLGYPFDFKFSLKTKIRAIAIRRSQPIIIKVLESLDKVDPDRDCHKKVRSEIVSTVNALRASFTDEGTHYSPSIFQSGTSEPKAIRNNFAQGYKWQQDFIASKQQQRITNLTVHQLNQRTRYFLDHLKKKKLSIMKASSSDLMAFADHLHMWRKSSKTKKDYWSAAKQFVKWLHLKQHLKTNPFEGMSMTFKSEKYASDQRERWSNEEVKTLLASNLFKASSCSLQWTTLLLIYMGLRPTEACQLTVNDIKTEKGMFVLNITDKGEAQKLKNQHSLRTIPIPTVLIKKGFIDYVRHRRQVNKLYLFDWKPRGNDCDWTKQYRTQFGKIQTSINMKPNDRPTAYGFRHTFIDCLKQTGVEEYQVAEVVGHANPNMTYGRYGKKLTLVALIAVVEMFSIDDDQQAL